One endosymbiont of Galathealinum brachiosum genomic region harbors:
- a CDS encoding 1-acyl-sn-glycerol-3-phosphate acyltransferase, whose translation MSLKQVRMALYALYLTNKYGFKLKKASSNAEKKKLRLEYSDTLLSRLNIEIIVTGADKIDPEGQYLLISNHRSIIDPCIIEQALKNTPILGLWISKKELYNSFFFGLFVRNGGSILLDRESNTMGSFFKDIKKGLSTGVSIFVFPEGTRNKEDTDLTEFKEGSQLIAVKNRLPILPVYIKDNANDILRRAIVNREKNLQIEIIIGDVIDYKDRSMSLEQAYRKMFNIQ comes from the coding sequence TTGAGTCTGAAACAGGTAAGAATGGCGCTGTACGCGCTGTATTTAACAAACAAATATGGTTTTAAATTAAAGAAAGCATCAAGCAATGCTGAGAAGAAGAAACTGCGCCTTGAGTATAGTGATACGCTGCTTTCAAGGCTTAACATTGAAATAATCGTAACGGGTGCAGATAAAATTGATCCTGAGGGTCAGTATTTACTGATCTCCAATCATCGAAGCATAATCGATCCCTGTATTATTGAGCAGGCTTTAAAAAACACACCTATCCTGGGGTTATGGATTTCAAAAAAGGAACTTTATAATTCGTTTTTCTTTGGTTTATTCGTGCGTAATGGCGGTTCTATTCTGCTGGATAGAGAGTCAAATACAATGGGCTCCTTTTTCAAGGACATTAAAAAAGGCTTGAGTACAGGTGTTTCCATTTTTGTTTTTCCTGAAGGCACTCGTAATAAAGAGGATACTGATCTAACCGAGTTTAAAGAAGGATCTCAACTGATTGCAGTTAAAAATAGGTTACCTATTTTACCTGTTTATATAAAAGATAATGCCAATGATATCTTACGAAGAGCGATTGTAAATCGTGAAAAGAACTTACAGATAGAGATAATCATTGGAGATGTTATTGATTATAAAGATAGATCGATGAGTCTTGAGCAGGCCTACAGAAAAATGTTTAATATTCAATAA
- a CDS encoding amino acid ABC transporter substrate-binding protein: protein MQTHNQLKNLLLLLFLGLQFNPALADEITIGVSASIPPYIIKETKQGIELEILQEAFKITGHTINIEFLPFARTFTLLDEKKLDGIINTKKGMIDNVFYTDIAITFQNCVISLAKNNYPDFKNISFLKNKDIIAFQRASEILGNEFALITKDNDNYEEVASQRSQVLQFFLERNAEIIIIEENIFKYYRNKAYDIIGNKAHTPVKYHRIFPPTEYRFAFIDEKIRDDFNTGLKTIKSNGTYSQIIDKYERLML from the coding sequence ATGCAAACACACAATCAACTCAAGAATTTGTTACTCCTGTTATTTCTGGGTTTACAATTCAACCCGGCACTAGCCGATGAAATAACAATAGGCGTTAGCGCCTCTATACCGCCATATATAATAAAAGAAACAAAACAAGGTATTGAACTGGAGATTTTACAGGAAGCATTTAAGATCACGGGGCATACGATAAATATCGAATTTCTTCCTTTCGCGAGAACATTTACATTACTAGATGAAAAAAAATTAGATGGCATAATAAACACGAAAAAAGGAATGATCGACAATGTCTTTTATACTGATATTGCCATTACTTTTCAGAACTGTGTTATTAGTTTAGCTAAAAACAACTATCCGGACTTTAAAAACATATCATTTTTAAAAAACAAAGATATCATCGCCTTCCAGAGAGCATCTGAAATATTAGGTAACGAATTTGCACTAATAACAAAAGATAACGACAACTATGAAGAAGTGGCATCCCAAAGATCACAGGTCTTACAGTTCTTTCTGGAGCGGAATGCTGAAATAATTATTATAGAAGAAAACATTTTTAAGTATTATCGAAATAAAGCCTATGACATTATCGGCAATAAAGCACATACACCTGTAAAATATCATCGAATTTTTCCGCCAACAGAATACAGGTTTGCATTTATAGATGAAAAGATTCGAGATGATTTCAATACGGGTTTGAAAACAATAAAAAGTAATGGTACTTACAGTCAGATTATAGATAAATATGAACGTTTAATGTTATAA
- a CDS encoding transcriptional regulator: MVEYKKDKILSELLKAVSDTTRRSLLTQLCQQGPSRVTDLANYYDMSLNAISKHIKVLEKAGLVSRKNIGRSHWIEADLKKVRVVNEWFTELKSIWDLRLDKLNDILQNGENDND, from the coding sequence ATGGTTGAATATAAAAAAGATAAAATCCTTTCAGAGCTGTTAAAAGCAGTAAGTGATACTACTCGTCGCTCACTCTTAACGCAGCTTTGCCAACAGGGACCAAGCCGTGTCACAGATTTGGCTAACTACTATGACATGTCATTAAACGCAATTTCAAAACATATAAAGGTACTTGAGAAAGCAGGCCTGGTTAGTCGTAAAAATATAGGCCGTAGCCATTGGATTGAAGCGGATTTAAAGAAAGTCAGGGTAGTTAATGAGTGGTTCACAGAGCTTAAATCTATATGGGATTTACGTCTGGACAAATTAAACGACATATTACAAAACGGAGAGAATGATAATGACTGA
- a CDS encoding SAM-dependent methyltransferase, with product MSKEKDVSNHYLHGDLLKAIETALPKLGKTTDSITIEDLAPIDEFHIGGRQATENFLSQLNFSDKEHLLDIGCGLGGASRYISNKYNNRVTGIDLTDEYITTGNTLSTWLNLHNQVNLHQGSALSMPFQDESFDGAYMMHVGMNIENKTQLFKEIFRVLKPGTSLGVYDVMQNNDGDLIYPVPWASNKNTSYLAQPGQYKTALQEAGFVVTKDNNRRDFALDFFKALREKTEANGGPPPLGLHTLMQESTADKIKNMIHNITEGYIAPVEIISHKT from the coding sequence ATGTCTAAAGAAAAGGACGTATCAAATCACTACTTACATGGTGACCTGCTTAAAGCAATTGAAACCGCTCTACCCAAGTTAGGTAAAACTACTGACTCCATTACTATTGAAGATCTTGCGCCTATTGATGAATTTCATATAGGAGGGAGACAGGCAACTGAGAATTTTTTAAGCCAGCTAAATTTTTCAGACAAAGAGCACTTACTTGATATTGGTTGTGGTCTGGGTGGGGCTTCACGTTATATTTCAAACAAATACAATAATCGCGTCACAGGCATTGACCTTACTGATGAATACATTACTACTGGCAATACGCTAAGCACATGGCTCAATTTGCATAACCAGGTTAACTTACATCAAGGTAGCGCGCTCTCTATGCCTTTTCAGGACGAGTCATTCGATGGTGCTTATATGATGCATGTTGGAATGAACATTGAAAACAAGACTCAGCTTTTTAAAGAAATATTCCGCGTATTAAAACCAGGCACCTCTTTAGGTGTTTATGATGTAATGCAAAACAATGATGGTGATTTAATTTATCCTGTTCCGTGGGCATCAAATAAAAACACCAGTTATCTAGCCCAACCAGGTCAGTATAAAACTGCATTACAGGAAGCTGGATTTGTGGTTACAAAAGATAATAACCGTCGTGATTTTGCGTTGGACTTTTTTAAAGCTCTACGAGAAAAAACAGAAGCGAATGGCGGCCCACCTCCTCTCGGCCTGCACACTTTAATGCAGGAGAGCACTGCAGATAAAATTAAAAACATGATTCACAATATAACAGAGGGCTATATTGCTCCGGTAGAAATTATTTCACACAAAACATAA